In the genome of Roseimicrobium gellanilyticum, one region contains:
- a CDS encoding GNAT family N-acetyltransferase — protein MIAPPESDHLKAGDDPDPRMTDARHYSVHESLRNGVAVQIRALHPDDGGRMDEAFKKLEQESIRLRFFGAKSGLTEQEHRLIRELDFDSRVVLVVTLMERGEEIIIASGSYSRMGKDAAEVAFIVEEDYHGQGVAHHLLWHLGLIARERGIARFEAEVLPHNLAMRRVFASSGWPMTSQRVDDVIHIVLDLTRVPG, from the coding sequence ATGATCGCGCCACCTGAGTCCGATCATCTCAAGGCCGGTGATGATCCGGATCCACGCATGACTGACGCCCGACACTACTCTGTTCATGAGTCCTTGAGGAATGGTGTGGCGGTGCAGATTCGCGCGCTGCATCCGGATGATGGCGGGCGCATGGACGAGGCTTTCAAGAAGCTGGAGCAGGAATCCATTCGGTTGAGATTCTTTGGAGCCAAGTCCGGTCTGACCGAGCAGGAGCACCGCCTGATACGGGAGCTGGACTTTGACTCACGTGTGGTCCTCGTGGTGACGCTCATGGAGCGGGGTGAGGAGATTATCATTGCATCGGGAAGCTACAGTCGGATGGGCAAAGATGCGGCGGAAGTAGCGTTCATCGTCGAGGAGGATTACCACGGGCAGGGGGTGGCACACCACCTGCTCTGGCATCTGGGTCTCATCGCCCGGGAGCGCGGCATTGCACGATTCGAGGCAGAGGTGCTGCCGCACAACCTGGCCATGCGCCGGGTCTTTGCTTCCAGTGGCTGGCCGATGACTTCACAGAGAGTGGATGATGTGATTCACATCGTTCTCGACCTCACTCGAGTGCCAGGATAG
- a CDS encoding YybH family protein: protein MKAYLIPAVIVALASASFSQTAPDTPPEQIAVLANDRAFEAAYEKGDVKALAGFFAENAQYTTEDGQTLVGSAAIEESMRQAFKEGKGSKLAISVDSVQVLTPDVVVEKGSTEVTAKDGEKSGALYTAIHVKKDGKWKISQLIETPLPTATPQERLKEVAWLVGSWEDVDKSTALTVKSEFTWARGGNFIVRNVDVKNAGEPVLEGWQVIGWDPVEERIRSWTFDSEGGFAGGYWTREGDRWLIQETGVNPDGGRTTAENTITKLSDSRFAWESANRTLDGEPQPSVERIEVMKAKGD, encoded by the coding sequence ATGAAAGCGTACCTTATTCCTGCCGTCATCGTTGCGCTTGCGAGCGCATCCTTTTCCCAGACAGCGCCCGACACGCCGCCTGAGCAAATCGCCGTTCTTGCCAACGATCGCGCCTTTGAAGCCGCCTATGAAAAGGGCGACGTGAAAGCACTCGCGGGCTTCTTCGCTGAAAATGCGCAGTACACCACGGAGGACGGGCAGACACTCGTGGGTAGTGCCGCGATCGAGGAGAGCATGCGTCAGGCCTTCAAGGAGGGTAAAGGTTCAAAGCTGGCCATCAGCGTGGACTCAGTCCAGGTGCTGACACCGGACGTGGTGGTGGAAAAGGGCTCCACCGAAGTGACTGCGAAAGATGGAGAAAAAAGTGGAGCTCTGTACACCGCCATCCATGTGAAAAAAGATGGCAAGTGGAAGATCAGCCAGCTCATCGAAACTCCTCTTCCCACGGCCACGCCACAGGAGCGGCTGAAGGAAGTGGCCTGGCTGGTGGGATCGTGGGAGGATGTGGACAAATCCACGGCGCTGACTGTGAAGAGCGAGTTCACCTGGGCACGCGGTGGGAATTTCATTGTGCGTAATGTGGATGTGAAGAATGCCGGTGAACCGGTGCTGGAAGGCTGGCAGGTCATCGGCTGGGATCCGGTGGAGGAGCGTATTCGCTCGTGGACGTTCGACAGTGAAGGTGGGTTCGCCGGAGGTTATTGGACGCGTGAAGGTGACCGCTGGCTCATTCAGGAGACGGGGGTGAATCCGGATGGTGGCAGGACAACCGCTGAGAACACGATCACAAAGCTCAGTGACAGCCGCTTTGCCTGGGAGTCTGCCAACCGTACACTTGATGGTGAGCCCCAGCCCAGCGTGGAACGCATTGAAGTGATGAAGGCGAAAGGAGACTGA
- a CDS encoding sensor histidine kinase — protein sequence MRRLASLLREMALLQACAAAVLVSVSAHAYAQESPPAPPPPVPPPPSEWVARNWQTDDGLPQNTINALLQTHDGFLWVGTNGGLARFDGLHFRNFGLQDGLRAVLVTSLGETTQGELWVGTSGGGVSRWERGRFVTYGESEGFPENSDVMCMVPDRDGSLWLGTTVGLVHWAGGKFTKMGGSHGLPEKQVRALTLDAEGVLWVSVIMEGVYQGKGGKFIRESEPGPVTGDCYSLMTHRDGSVWAGAGNGRLWKRQDGKWRELGPAAGLPKSSFVGLAEGMDGALWTTVIGSGLYRSDGERFAKVEWGEKQTRVLRAIVTDSSGSIWLGTAANGLIRLSPRLLHYWGSGDEGKPLSVTTIAEDKDGVWWAGTGNSWVHRFEAGEFREVTDPSVKRVSPNFYCGVTGSDGSIWMAGEQFLHRFAAGQAMQSFLEPPIRGEAIRAMCVDGDAIWLGTYYSTLLKYSEGKVETVAPAGSFSGGITSLVLERPGVLWIGSSGGLHRWENGNTRVWGTKDGLLTQSVRALYREANGTLWIGTLGGGLARMKDGRITNYTTREGLIDDIISQIIADDSGNLWLGCNHGIMRIDRGEFDELSRGEIAQLHPMVFGRNEGMVKEQCTGGHSPTVIRTRNGRLLFPMAAGVVEIDPQQLQRGAMTAPKADIESILVNGHEVASGKRVSIPPGPHHLEVKFTAPALAGGERVRFRHRVEGLDTSWAAGSSRRRVSYDGLPPGRYTFRVVASDDRGNWSEQGASFAFVVRPFFWQTIWFRAGAMLLLVGAGGFAAWWHARAKHRHQLADLERARQQHAELAHASRVSLLGELSASLAHELKQPLTTILSNAQAALRFLNHPVPDVEEVRSSLNDIADADRRANEIIERMRAMIKKGQSEMELRDINADIHHSLLLIHSDLVGRNVTVSTSLSPELSMVSADHIQLQQVLINLIINGCDAMSDAPPEMRQLFIETKREGMDMIRVSVADRGTGITPEMLEQIFKPFYSTKQHGLGMGLSICQAIIRAHGGRLWAESGPDGGAVFHFTLRMNSMAATKDAVQGASGDAGKSRG from the coding sequence ATGCGACGGCTCGCCAGCCTCCTGAGGGAAATGGCGCTGCTGCAGGCGTGTGCCGCAGCGGTGCTGGTGAGCGTGTCCGCGCACGCTTATGCTCAAGAGTCGCCGCCCGCACCACCACCACCGGTGCCTCCGCCTCCCAGTGAATGGGTGGCGCGCAACTGGCAGACGGACGACGGTCTGCCGCAGAACACCATCAATGCGCTCCTGCAGACTCACGATGGATTCCTCTGGGTGGGAACCAACGGAGGGCTGGCGCGGTTCGATGGACTGCACTTCCGAAACTTTGGACTTCAGGATGGTCTTCGTGCAGTGCTGGTCACCTCGCTAGGCGAGACCACACAGGGCGAGCTGTGGGTGGGTACCTCAGGTGGTGGCGTGAGCCGATGGGAGCGCGGCCGCTTCGTCACGTATGGCGAATCTGAGGGTTTCCCTGAGAATTCGGACGTGATGTGCATGGTGCCGGATCGGGATGGCTCCCTATGGCTGGGCACGACCGTGGGGCTGGTGCACTGGGCCGGAGGCAAGTTCACCAAAATGGGAGGCAGTCACGGTCTGCCGGAGAAGCAAGTCCGCGCACTCACCCTGGATGCTGAAGGCGTGTTGTGGGTCTCCGTCATCATGGAAGGGGTGTATCAGGGGAAAGGTGGGAAATTCATCCGTGAGTCTGAGCCCGGACCCGTGACAGGTGATTGCTACAGTCTCATGACGCACCGCGATGGCTCCGTGTGGGCGGGAGCAGGCAATGGTCGTCTGTGGAAGCGACAGGATGGCAAGTGGCGGGAATTGGGGCCTGCCGCAGGATTGCCCAAGTCCAGCTTCGTCGGTCTGGCTGAAGGCATGGATGGCGCCTTGTGGACCACCGTGATTGGCTCGGGTCTGTATCGCAGTGATGGCGAGCGCTTCGCAAAGGTCGAGTGGGGTGAGAAGCAGACGCGTGTGTTGCGTGCAATCGTGACGGATAGCAGCGGCTCCATCTGGCTCGGTACTGCGGCGAATGGGCTGATACGATTGTCCCCCCGTCTGCTTCACTATTGGGGCTCTGGGGATGAGGGGAAGCCCCTGTCTGTGACGACGATTGCTGAGGATAAGGACGGTGTATGGTGGGCAGGTACAGGCAACTCGTGGGTCCATCGATTCGAAGCGGGAGAATTCAGAGAGGTCACCGACCCTTCCGTGAAGCGTGTGTCACCTAATTTTTACTGCGGAGTGACGGGTTCGGACGGCAGCATCTGGATGGCCGGCGAGCAGTTCCTGCACCGCTTTGCTGCGGGCCAAGCGATGCAGTCCTTTCTGGAGCCACCCATCCGCGGTGAGGCCATCCGCGCCATGTGTGTGGATGGCGATGCCATCTGGCTGGGCACCTATTACTCCACCCTTTTGAAATATTCCGAAGGGAAGGTGGAGACAGTGGCGCCAGCGGGTTCCTTTTCTGGTGGCATCACCAGTCTGGTGCTGGAGCGACCCGGGGTATTGTGGATTGGCAGTTCGGGTGGATTGCATCGCTGGGAGAATGGTAATACCCGAGTGTGGGGAACCAAGGACGGGCTGCTGACACAAAGTGTGCGTGCGTTGTACCGCGAGGCGAATGGCACTCTCTGGATCGGCACACTGGGAGGCGGCCTGGCTCGCATGAAGGACGGCCGTATCACCAACTACACCACACGCGAAGGACTCATCGATGACATCATCTCGCAAATCATTGCGGATGATTCCGGCAATCTCTGGCTGGGGTGCAACCACGGCATCATGCGCATCGACCGTGGGGAGTTTGACGAGCTGTCCCGTGGCGAAATCGCGCAACTTCATCCCATGGTCTTCGGCAGGAATGAAGGCATGGTGAAGGAGCAGTGCACGGGTGGCCACTCACCCACGGTGATCCGCACCCGGAATGGCAGGCTGCTGTTTCCCATGGCGGCTGGCGTGGTGGAAATCGATCCACAGCAACTACAGCGCGGCGCCATGACCGCACCGAAGGCGGACATCGAAAGCATTCTGGTGAATGGACACGAGGTGGCGTCTGGCAAACGCGTGTCGATCCCGCCGGGACCGCACCATTTGGAGGTGAAGTTCACGGCGCCCGCATTGGCAGGTGGCGAGCGGGTGCGCTTCCGCCATCGTGTGGAAGGGCTTGATACCAGCTGGGCGGCAGGCAGCAGTCGCAGACGCGTGTCCTACGATGGCCTGCCACCGGGTCGCTACACCTTCCGCGTGGTGGCATCCGATGATCGCGGGAATTGGAGTGAGCAGGGTGCGAGCTTCGCCTTCGTGGTGCGGCCATTTTTCTGGCAGACCATTTGGTTTCGCGCAGGAGCCATGTTGCTGCTCGTCGGAGCGGGGGGATTCGCAGCGTGGTGGCACGCTCGTGCGAAGCATCGCCATCAGCTTGCGGATCTGGAGCGGGCAAGGCAGCAGCATGCGGAGCTGGCTCACGCCAGCCGTGTATCCTTGCTGGGTGAGCTGTCTGCATCGCTCGCCCATGAGCTGAAGCAGCCACTCACCACCATCCTGAGCAATGCGCAGGCTGCGCTGAGGTTCCTGAATCATCCTGTGCCGGATGTGGAGGAGGTGCGCAGCAGCCTGAATGACATTGCGGACGCGGATCGCCGTGCGAACGAGATCATCGAGCGCATGCGTGCCATGATCAAGAAGGGTCAGTCAGAGATGGAGTTGCGCGATATCAATGCTGATATCCATCACTCGCTTCTGTTGATTCACAGTGACCTCGTCGGCAGGAATGTCACTGTGTCCACCTCGCTGTCACCCGAATTGTCGATGGTGAGCGCAGATCACATCCAGCTCCAGCAGGTGCTCATCAATCTCATCATCAATGGCTGCGATGCGATGAGTGATGCTCCGCCGGAGATGCGGCAGCTCTTCATTGAGACGAAGCGGGAAGGAATGGATATGATCCGTGTTTCAGTCGCAGACCGGGGTACGGGCATCACGCCGGAGATGCTGGAGCAGATCTTCAAGCCCTTCTACTCCACCAAGCAGCATGGACTGGGCATGGGCCTCTCCATTTGCCAGGCCATCATCCGGGCGCATGGAGGCCGGCTGTGGGCGGAGAGTGGGCCGGACGGGGGAGCGGTGTTTCATTTTACCCTGCGCATGAACTCCATGGCTGCGACAAAAGATGCGGTGCAGGGGGCATCCGGGGACGCTGGCAAGAGCAGGGGATAG
- a CDS encoding SulP family inorganic anion transporter translates to MNAPPTASILPGLRWIREYRREWLKQDVLAGVTLAAYLLPAGIGDASLANLPPEAGLYACLFSGLVFWLFCSSRHTAITVTSAISLLVGASLGTIAGGDVARYSALAACTALIVAVLAFLGWLLKAGAFVHFISDPVMIGFKAGLALFLASTQLPKLFGFKGSHGDFWERAGHFFSHLGETNMAALTIGLLALAAMVLGKIYLKHKPVALFVVIAGIMAAGLFGLEARGVKMLGTVPQGLPMPGLPHVSWQEVNQLLPLALACFMIGSVETAAIGRMFCAKHGGRFDGNQELLALAGSNLAAGLGRSFPVSGGMSQSLVNENAGAKTPISGLIAALIILVITLFFSGLLHDLPQPVLAAIVLFAVAGLFKVEALKRLWKYYRPEFVVAIAALLGVLGSGLLRGVLIGAVISLIQLLRRASRPHVAFLGRIPDTRRYSDLARHSDNEIVPGILICRPESALYYFNIDHVRDMMVNKARGLSPIPKLVLLDLSAAPYVDLQAAQTLISVHSEVTAMGCQFQVVEARSSVRETLRLEGLEERVGRINRFTSVADAVEQFLSAPVSPDPNQNHQSNP, encoded by the coding sequence ATGAATGCCCCACCGACCGCGTCGATATTGCCCGGTCTCCGCTGGATTCGGGAGTATAGGCGTGAGTGGCTCAAACAGGATGTGCTGGCGGGCGTCACGCTGGCGGCCTACTTGCTGCCAGCAGGCATCGGTGATGCCTCGCTGGCAAATCTGCCACCGGAGGCAGGGCTCTACGCGTGCTTGTTTTCGGGGCTTGTGTTCTGGTTGTTTTGCAGTTCCCGGCACACAGCCATCACGGTGACTTCAGCCATCTCGCTGCTCGTGGGAGCATCGTTGGGGACCATTGCAGGAGGGGATGTGGCACGCTATTCAGCGCTGGCGGCGTGTACCGCGCTCATCGTGGCTGTGCTGGCTTTTCTGGGATGGCTTCTGAAGGCCGGTGCGTTTGTGCACTTCATCTCGGACCCCGTCATGATTGGGTTCAAGGCGGGCCTCGCCCTCTTCCTCGCATCCACGCAGTTGCCCAAGCTCTTCGGTTTCAAAGGCAGCCACGGAGACTTCTGGGAGCGTGCGGGTCACTTCTTCTCCCATCTTGGCGAGACGAACATGGCCGCACTCACGATTGGTTTACTGGCACTGGCGGCGATGGTGCTGGGGAAGATCTATCTCAAACACAAACCGGTGGCGCTCTTCGTCGTGATCGCCGGCATCATGGCCGCCGGGCTCTTCGGCCTGGAAGCTCGGGGGGTGAAGATGCTGGGCACCGTGCCACAGGGGCTGCCCATGCCGGGATTGCCTCATGTATCCTGGCAGGAGGTGAACCAGTTGCTGCCTCTCGCGCTGGCGTGCTTCATGATTGGCTCCGTGGAGACTGCGGCCATCGGCCGGATGTTCTGTGCGAAGCATGGAGGCCGCTTTGATGGAAATCAGGAATTGCTTGCACTCGCGGGTTCCAATCTTGCGGCGGGACTGGGGCGCTCCTTTCCCGTCAGCGGTGGCATGTCACAGTCGCTGGTGAATGAGAATGCCGGGGCAAAGACTCCGATCTCCGGACTCATTGCAGCGCTCATCATACTGGTCATCACACTCTTCTTTTCGGGCCTGCTCCACGATCTGCCGCAGCCGGTGCTGGCCGCGATTGTGCTCTTTGCCGTCGCCGGTCTCTTCAAAGTGGAGGCGCTGAAGAGGCTGTGGAAATACTATCGTCCTGAGTTCGTGGTGGCCATCGCCGCGCTGCTGGGTGTGCTGGGATCGGGCCTGTTGCGCGGTGTGTTGATAGGCGCGGTGATTTCGCTGATTCAGCTGCTGCGCCGCGCCTCGCGTCCGCACGTGGCATTCCTCGGACGTATTCCCGACACCCGTCGGTACTCGGACTTGGCCAGGCATAGCGATAACGAGATCGTTCCCGGAATCTTGATCTGCAGGCCTGAGTCTGCATTGTATTATTTTAACATCGATCATGTTCGCGACATGATGGTGAACAAGGCGCGCGGCTTGAGTCCCATTCCGAAACTCGTGCTCCTGGATCTCTCCGCGGCGCCGTATGTGGATCTCCAGGCAGCGCAGACACTCATTTCGGTGCACAGCGAGGTGACGGCGATGGGCTGCCAGTTCCAGGTTGTGGAAGCACGATCGTCTGTCCGCGAGACTCTGCGTCTTGAGGGACTGGAGGAGCGTGTGGGAAGAATCAACCGTTTCACCTCCGTGGCGGACGCCGTGGAGCAGTTCCTCTCTGCACCGGTTTCACCCGATCCAAATCAAAACCATCAATCCAACCCCTAG
- a CDS encoding polyphosphate kinase 2 family protein has protein sequence MKLKELIKRARKISEPYRISDGGKFRLKDVDPGDTGDLTSESKPQAKEALKTGISALCQLQDMLYAQDRWSVLLIFQAMDAAGKDGAIKHVMSGINPQGCQVASFKAPSSEDLDHDYLWRCQKHLPERGRIGIFNRSYYEETLVVRVHPQILGKQKVPEELLGKDVWDNRFKDIRSFERYLANNGTIVRKFFLHVSRDEQKKRFLERIDNPDKNWKFSSSDAAERKYWKDYMHAYEETIRETATKESPWYVVPADNKWYTRVVVAAALIDALASLDLHYPEVDKEKLKALAATKKELLAEK, from the coding sequence ATGAAGCTGAAAGAACTCATCAAGCGCGCCCGGAAGATTTCCGAGCCATATCGCATCTCGGATGGTGGCAAGTTTCGTCTGAAGGATGTCGACCCCGGGGATACCGGAGATCTTACCTCGGAGAGCAAGCCCCAGGCCAAGGAGGCGCTGAAGACAGGGATATCCGCCCTGTGCCAGTTGCAGGACATGCTTTATGCGCAGGACCGCTGGAGTGTGCTTTTGATTTTCCAGGCCATGGATGCCGCTGGCAAGGATGGCGCCATCAAACACGTGATGAGTGGCATCAATCCTCAGGGGTGCCAGGTGGCGTCCTTCAAGGCCCCCTCATCCGAGGACCTTGATCATGACTACCTGTGGCGTTGCCAGAAGCATCTGCCGGAGCGCGGGCGCATTGGCATTTTCAACCGCAGCTACTATGAGGAGACCCTGGTTGTGCGGGTGCATCCGCAGATACTGGGCAAGCAGAAGGTTCCCGAGGAACTCCTCGGCAAGGACGTGTGGGACAACCGGTTCAAGGACATTCGCTCGTTTGAGCGCTACCTTGCGAACAATGGCACCATTGTGCGGAAGTTCTTCCTCCACGTCTCTCGAGACGAGCAGAAGAAGCGTTTCCTGGAGCGCATCGACAATCCTGACAAGAACTGGAAGTTCTCCAGCTCCGATGCCGCGGAGAGAAAATACTGGAAGGACTACATGCACGCGTATGAGGAGACCATCCGCGAAACGGCGACCAAGGAGTCGCCGTGGTATGTGGTGCCGGCGGACAACAAGTGGTACACTCGCGTGGTGGTCGCTGCCGCGCTCATCGATGCGCTTGCGTCCCTGGACCTGCATTATCCTGAGGTGGACAAGGAAAAGCTGAAGGCACTCGCCGCGACGAAGAAGGAACTGCTCGCGGAGAAGTGA
- the pckA gene encoding phosphoenolpyruvate carboxykinase (ATP), with product MSKKSAAGVFDLASHGLTVAEIHHNLPPSALYEHAIRYEKDASIADNGALVAYSGAKTGRSPKDKRVVHNPESKDDVWWGPVNVPMDHQTFAINHQRAIDYLNTRERLYCFDGYAGWDPKYRIKVRVICSRPYHALFMHTMLIRPAKEELAKFGAPDFVIYNAGAFPANRLTVGMGSPTSIDLSLEEKKLVILGTEYAGEMKKGVFTVANYLAPKRGVLSMHCSATADKETGASSLLFGLSGTGKTTLSADPKRNLIGDDEHCWSDDGIFNIEGGCYAKAINLTPESEPDIFQALRFGAVLENVVLDEDHDVDYTDTSITQNTRGAYPIEFIQNAKIPCVAGHPTDVIFLTCDAFGVLPPVSALSPAHAMYHFISGYTAKVAGTEMGVTEPQATFSPCFGGPFLVWHPNKYAELLAKKMRKHKARVWLVNTGWGGGGHGVGKRISLKHTRAIIDAIHSGALAKAKTERDPVFGFDVVTECPGVPPKMLRPREAWADKAAYDKTAKKLAGLFVKNFDTYADGASAEIKAAAPRS from the coding sequence ATGAGCAAGAAGTCTGCTGCCGGCGTTTTTGATCTCGCTTCACACGGGCTCACCGTTGCTGAAATCCATCACAATCTGCCTCCCAGCGCGCTCTATGAGCACGCCATTCGCTATGAGAAGGATGCCAGCATCGCCGATAATGGCGCTCTTGTGGCCTATTCGGGTGCGAAGACCGGTCGCTCTCCCAAGGACAAGCGGGTGGTGCACAATCCCGAGTCCAAGGACGATGTCTGGTGGGGACCGGTGAATGTGCCGATGGATCACCAGACCTTCGCCATCAACCACCAGCGTGCCATCGACTACCTGAACACCCGGGAGCGTTTGTATTGCTTCGATGGCTATGCGGGATGGGATCCGAAGTATCGCATCAAAGTGCGCGTCATCTGCTCACGTCCCTATCATGCGCTCTTCATGCACACCATGCTCATCCGTCCCGCGAAGGAGGAGCTGGCCAAGTTTGGCGCGCCGGACTTTGTCATCTACAATGCGGGGGCCTTTCCCGCAAACCGGCTCACCGTGGGCATGGGCTCTCCAACGAGCATTGACCTCAGCCTTGAAGAAAAGAAGCTGGTCATCCTGGGCACCGAGTATGCAGGTGAAATGAAAAAGGGCGTGTTCACCGTGGCGAATTATTTGGCTCCGAAGCGCGGTGTGCTCTCCATGCACTGCTCCGCTACGGCGGACAAGGAGACAGGGGCATCATCACTGCTCTTTGGTTTGAGTGGCACTGGGAAGACCACGCTCTCCGCTGACCCCAAACGAAACCTCATTGGCGACGACGAGCATTGCTGGAGCGACGATGGAATCTTCAATATCGAAGGTGGTTGCTACGCCAAGGCTATCAATCTTACTCCGGAGAGTGAGCCGGATATCTTCCAGGCACTCCGCTTTGGCGCGGTGCTGGAGAATGTGGTGCTGGATGAGGATCACGATGTGGACTACACGGATACCAGCATCACGCAGAATACACGCGGAGCGTACCCGATTGAGTTCATCCAGAATGCGAAGATCCCCTGTGTGGCGGGGCATCCCACCGATGTCATCTTCCTCACATGCGATGCCTTTGGTGTGCTGCCTCCGGTGAGCGCGCTCTCGCCGGCTCATGCCATGTATCATTTCATCAGTGGCTACACCGCAAAGGTGGCGGGAACGGAGATGGGGGTCACGGAACCGCAGGCCACATTCTCTCCATGCTTCGGCGGCCCCTTCCTGGTGTGGCACCCGAACAAGTATGCTGAGCTGCTCGCCAAGAAGATGCGCAAGCACAAGGCCCGTGTCTGGCTGGTGAATACGGGATGGGGCGGGGGAGGCCACGGTGTCGGGAAGCGCATCAGCCTCAAACACACCCGTGCCATCATCGATGCCATTCACAGCGGAGCGCTCGCCAAGGCCAAGACTGAGCGGGACCCGGTGTTCGGATTTGATGTGGTCACCGAGTGCCCCGGGGTGCCTCCCAAGATGCTGCGGCCGAGAGAAGCCTGGGCGGACAAGGCGGCTTATGACAAGACGGCGAAGAAACTCGCGGGGCTCTTCGTCAAGAACTTCGACACCTATGCGGATGGCGCCAGCGCTGAGATCAAGGCAGCGGCACCGCGCTCCTGA
- a CDS encoding putative transporter: MRWLTELHQTQPIAHAIGVLAFVCVLGMALGSVKFRGIKLGTAGVLFAGILVGHLGEDADHHTLAFVKEFGLVLFVFTIGLQLGPGFFAALRQQGVKLNLLAAAVVFFGAVGAALAGWIGGFQPEAVLGIFSGASTNTPSLGASTQTISTLPGITEDRLALPALAYAVSYPTAIVAIIGTLLLLKQVFRIDPMREAKEYADKQRSQVLPLERRTFVVTNPNLEGVLLKDLPGKNEANVTISRVKHGMDTSPATDTTVLHRDDVLLAVGPRGGLDTMEKVIGQRTDMDLMLEESAVTFRRVVVTEPGVLGKTVGEMDLDDRFHVAVTRVTRADIEMSAVLGLRLQFGDQLQLVGRSEDLDKAASAVGNSLKELNETHFIPFFIGIALGIVLGTMPIAFPGLPHPIRLGLAGGPLIVALILARVGHIGRQVWHMPINTNLAFREFGIALFFAAVGLSAGAKFFETVFSATGIQWLVAGACVTIIPLALVAAFARVILKMNFMELSGLVAGSMTDPPALAFASNIAGSDAPTVAYATVFPLTTLLRILAAQILAITLCS; the protein is encoded by the coding sequence ATGAGATGGCTCACTGAACTTCACCAGACACAGCCCATCGCTCACGCGATTGGGGTGCTGGCGTTCGTTTGTGTCCTGGGTATGGCCTTGGGCAGTGTGAAGTTTCGCGGTATCAAGCTGGGGACTGCGGGTGTGCTCTTTGCAGGCATCCTGGTGGGACATCTGGGCGAGGACGCGGATCATCACACTCTTGCCTTTGTGAAGGAGTTCGGCCTTGTGCTGTTTGTGTTCACCATCGGTCTGCAGCTTGGCCCCGGCTTTTTTGCCGCCTTGCGCCAGCAGGGGGTGAAGTTGAATCTGCTCGCAGCGGCTGTGGTCTTTTTTGGCGCGGTGGGTGCGGCGCTCGCAGGTTGGATTGGAGGTTTTCAGCCGGAGGCGGTGCTGGGCATTTTTTCGGGAGCCTCCACAAATACACCTTCACTCGGAGCGTCGACACAGACCATCAGCACCCTGCCCGGCATCACGGAGGACAGGCTGGCTCTTCCTGCTCTCGCCTATGCGGTGAGCTATCCCACGGCCATCGTGGCAATCATCGGGACCCTGCTTCTGTTGAAGCAGGTCTTCCGAATCGATCCCATGCGTGAAGCAAAGGAATATGCCGACAAACAACGTAGCCAGGTGTTGCCGCTGGAACGCCGCACGTTTGTCGTGACGAATCCAAACCTCGAAGGCGTGTTGCTCAAGGACCTTCCTGGAAAGAATGAAGCGAACGTGACCATCTCCCGCGTGAAGCATGGCATGGACACCAGTCCGGCCACGGATACGACGGTGCTCCATCGGGATGATGTGTTGTTGGCCGTGGGTCCCCGCGGTGGACTGGATACCATGGAGAAGGTTATCGGACAGCGTACGGACATGGATCTCATGCTGGAGGAGAGTGCTGTCACATTCCGCCGCGTGGTGGTCACGGAGCCGGGCGTGCTCGGGAAGACCGTGGGCGAGATGGATCTTGATGATCGATTTCATGTAGCCGTCACAAGGGTCACGCGTGCGGATATTGAAATGTCCGCAGTGCTGGGACTTCGGCTTCAGTTCGGAGATCAGTTGCAGCTCGTGGGCAGGAGCGAGGATCTCGACAAGGCAGCCAGTGCCGTGGGGAACTCACTCAAGGAACTGAATGAGACCCATTTCATTCCCTTCTTCATCGGAATTGCCCTGGGCATCGTGCTTGGCACGATGCCCATCGCATTTCCCGGTCTTCCACATCCCATCCGGTTGGGCCTGGCTGGCGGTCCGTTGATTGTGGCACTCATTCTGGCAAGGGTGGGGCACATTGGCCGCCAGGTGTGGCACATGCCCATCAACACCAATCTCGCCTTTCGTGAGTTTGGCATTGCGCTCTTTTTTGCCGCGGTGGGCCTGAGTGCTGGGGCGAAGTTTTTTGAGACGGTCTTCAGTGCCACGGGCATCCAGTGGCTCGTGGCCGGTGCCTGCGTTACGATCATTCCTCTTGCGCTGGTGGCAGCCTTCGCCCGGGTGATTCTGAAGATGAACTTCATGGAGCTCAGCGGACTGGTCGCCGGCAGCATGACGGATCCACCGGCACTTGCGTTCGCTTCCAACATTGCCGGTTCAGATGCTCCCACCGTGGCCTATGCTACCGTCTTTCCACTCACCACGCTGCTGCGTATTCTTGCGGCGCAAATCCTTGCCATCACCCTCTGCTCATGA